Part of the Echeneis naucrates chromosome 18, fEcheNa1.1, whole genome shotgun sequence genome is shown below.
AGTACATACTTTACCAGTTGAAGCATCGAGGGGCCCCATCAGAAAAGATCTTCATCAATTTGGCAACACATTCTTGTGCAACAAAGATGTGGCCTTTTTGTAGCCATCGTAGAccacaaaactaaaataaaaatgagactACCTAGTCTCATGAAGATTTTTACTTTGTCACCAGCTGTTCCCTTACTTGCTTTTATGTCACAGCGTGACTGCTGTTGCCTTGGTAACCTTCAGTACAAGTAACATTTTTTCAGGAAAGCTTGGCCTTTGGTTTTAACAGCTATGTTGCTAGCTGTTAACTTGAGATGAACTCAAGTACTTGGAATACAGTGTCACGTTCAGGCTCGCTCTGTGGTTTTTGATGGCATGTTTTCACTGCTGGTGTAATGATTCCAGGGATATTTTGGTCATTACTGATCCACCTGTTGGAGTATTTGTTTTCTGGGGAAAGGATATACCTTAAGGagcctctgaagagactggccCCACTGCTATGACATATTTAGTTTTCAGATGCAGCCCCTGAAGCTTCACACCCCGAATTGGGACTCATCTGTTGTTCAACATTTTATGCCTTTTGAAATTTAAGTGCATTGCAGTCAGGTCCTCTGTTCCATTTATTATGTGATTTCCTCTTCAGTTGTAGAGTGTTGAGCTCTAAGGCCAGCCTATATTGCGTAATTTTCTACGAATTTCAGCCAAAttcaatgtaaaatatttagtaTCTCTTTAGTATCAACACAACTGGTTGTATCTGATGCCTTAATGTCACTGCTGTAAATGgtttttgtgtattgtgtgaTCTGTCTGGGACCACTTCCTCAATGTTTGACTCCACTTCatcatgttttctgctctgtgttcaaaGGTTATCAAATTTGACATGTGTGTTTTGTCCTTCCCAGGCAGTTGAGCGAGTTCTGTTTCCACACCTTCCTGCCTACTGGGCCAACCTGCAAGCGGTGTTGGATGACTACTCTGTGTCCAATGCTCAGGTCAAAGCAGATGGACATAAGGTGTATGGAGCCATCCTGGTCAGTACTGCGGAACTATATCAGCCTCAGTTGTTGGTttgattggtttatttttttcactttttattacTGATGTTTCTCCAGTAAAACTGTCACAGTCAGATAAggttaaaaacaatatttaaagcTCTTTTTCCTTTATTCCCATGATCACAGCTCACAGCAATGACAATGAACCATCTAGTATCTCAAAAATATTGGGTGAATGTCCATTCATACAGTATAAATATGTATCACTTAGCCCAGTTCAATACACACAGCCAGaataatgatgatgacgacTGTTAACTGCACAGTTGTCCAGATGATTATCATCAAGACCCTCCACATACAGGGTAAGCCTCTGATGCTTGACTGAAAGCTCTAGTTAGACATTTTCATAGAAAGTTAAGGATACCTTTCAGACCCAGTACCAACGAgcttctttaaagagattttttacttatttggttaaagtctccaatgacattctaatggcctcagacaatggatcagcctccatacttctccttctagatctcagtgctgcattcgacaccatagatcataatattttactacagagactggaacatgaaattgggattaaaggaactgcactaaggtggttcaaatcctacttatcagatagacatcagtttgttcatgtaaacaacagctcctcctcatgtactgtagtcaattatggagttccacagggttcattacttggaccaatcctctttacgctttatctgcttcctctaggcaacattatcaggaaacacagcatcctgcaggtggtgactcatcaccatcccactttcctgcaacgcctgctggtcccatatcttcatgaattccatactaaagcatcatctccatgaacttcatgcagcatcatattcTTGcctacagcccccccccccacctcccccatgtctctctcactctctcaacccaaccagtcgaggcagatggccccccctgagcctggttctgcctcttaaaggaagtttttccttgccactgtcgccaagtgtttgctaatcgggggatctgttgggtctccttaaataaatttataaagagtttggtctagacctgctctatatgtaaagcgccttgatgtaactttatgatttggcgctgtacaaataaatctgatttgatttgaaaacatgaacaagGAAAAGGGGTGATTGCAATTCATGAAGGATGAtgcttgaggaaaaaaaaatcatctcactGACTGTAACCATATGACATGACATTGGTTCTCTCTGTTTGGCAGGTAGCAGTAGAGCGTTTGCTGAAGATGAAGGCTCTGTCCCTGTCTCAGCAATCAGATGGGGGTTCCAGTGGTCAGACTGGCTTTGCAGGTGGCTCTATATGTTACAGAGTTAGCTCCCCCGGCCTCAGTCCCCCTCCAGAGCCTCTGTCTGAGGCCACCTTGGGAATTGCCAGCCACCTCCAGGCAGGCGGAGCTGGATGTCCCTTAGAGGAGTGGACCCCAGTTCCCCTCCCTGCCATGTACTGTGAGCTCTACTCTTTCTTTGGAGACAGCCTTGCTGTCAGGTTTAGTACTGGGCCAGGGTTCAGCAGCTATTCTGCCCTCAAGTCATCCCAGCTCAGTGATGCCAGGAAGGAGCCTCCTGGTCCTACCTCCAACCCAGACACCACACGCAAGATGCCACAGCTAACTGCCAACCTCAACATCAGCCCCAGGCATGATGGGAGTCCTCGGACTGACCCGACCCCGCCCAGCCTGGCGGCAACAGGATCAGGACGGTAAGCAGCAACCAAATTGACACCAAATTATTGGTTTGGGTATTCAACTGCATGTCTTTGACTTTCGTCTCCTCCATCAGGTCCCTGACccgctcctgctcctcctcttcctctgtgcagCGCTCCCGATCTTCATCACGTTCAGGGCAGCGCTCAGCAGGGCTGTCCCGTGACGTTTTCCCCAAAGCTCGCTTCACTTCCTCTCAGACTGGACCTCCAGCTTTCTCTTTTCTAATTGGGGGCAGGCAAATGGGCCTCCGCTGCCAAGGCCGCCGTCCCTTTCAGACCAACTTTGCCCcaactcctcctctctcagctgTCCCCCCACGTGCCTATGCCCACAAACTGCCTGTCATTGGCCGGGTGGGCAAACCAGTACGCCGTTGGGCATGTTCTCATTACTCCCTTCACTTGCCCTTGTAGAGAGAAGGACCTCAGACTGCAGTGTTATTAGCTAATGCGGAGAGTTTAACCAGTATCTTAATTATTTGAGTCTCAGTCGCTATAGAGCATCAATGTTGAaggtctgtttttgtcattaaatgttttttttttttttcctatctcTTTGGCTGTTTTGCCCATAGACCTGTTTATTCTTCCCTTAAACTTTTTCAGCCCCTGTGGTTTTGACtcaaaattgtttcattttagacCGTCATGTTGCCAAGCTCAGGTGTTTGTCATTGTGCAGATGCCTCTCGGATCAGTGTAGGAACTGTCTGATTGTGTGAGTGATGTTGGTGATGACTTTTCACTATTAATtattgatctgtttttttttttgttttttttgttttttttttatcaataacTGGCCAAACTGTTCACACTGAACAGAAGCTGGAACCTTCATTAAAGCTGTTGTTTAGCAGCTCGCTTTCCTTTTCATTGACATGTCCATCAATGGCGAATGAATATGATGAGTCTGAGGCAGATCCCTGTCAAGACATGAGCCTCGGGTACCCACTTCAAACACGAGAAAAGTGTGCATATTGAGTTTCAGTGGTGATCGAGGACATTTTGATTATCTGTGAATATAGTGTTGGAACGTGTTGAACATTTAATCCTAATGGGATTTCAACAAAGGTTATGTAAAGTTTTTCCTGCTGAAGATAGCTCTGGTCTTAAGCCtcatactttttttatttgccacttACATACAGACAATgttatacattttaattgtttgaaaATTAAAACTTGTTGGTACAACTCATCCTACAGATGCTGGATCTGGGGAATTTTAAGCCAGTACCATGAAGTGGTGGTTATTCTTCAAACCGTTCCTGAACAGTTGTCGCAGTGAGACAGGTAGGTtatccagctgctcctcctgtcTGTTGTTCAGTAGTTTTCCTTCTTTGAACCACTTCTGGTAGGACCCTCCTGTCCACTGCAGACCACGAAcacccacagagctgcagtatgaccttttttccttcttcaacATCAGGCGTAAATTCAGGATTTTTGGTTGTTTCATAGCATATCCTACCAACATGTTCAGTTGTAACCAGATATTGTTATTCACTTTATCTGTCAGTGGTCATGATGGTATAACTGATTGCTGTACAGTCATTGCCAAAAATACTCTCACCCTTAGACTTCTGTCATCATGAAATCTGATGACTATCAAAGAACGTTGGGGCACAGTGTTAAGCCCAGTGTCTGAGAGATGGCTTTCCATCAGAGGTCATAGGTCTTTCAGCAGGACAGGGACCTAAAGCATCCTTCAAAAAGCACTCAGAGATGGTTATAAAGAAAGCACTAGTGAATCCTGAAATGGCCAGAAATGAATCCAGACTTGAATCTCATTGAAAATCTGTGGACAGATCTAAAAACAGTTGGATGAAATTGTCTTTCAAAGCTGAAACACTTTGAGCAGTTTGCAAAAGAAAAGTGGTCAAAAACTCCAGTAGAGAAGTGTAAGAAACAATGTCGGCCCagtgatagactggcaacctctTCAGGCTACAGGTTAGACTCATTGTTCCAACATGTGACAACAGTTGATTTGCTAACATATGCACTTCCCAAACACGGTACTGAACCTCTTATCATGACCTTCAAGGACCTGACCAAAGATAATGTGACTtttcaaatcaagtcaaatctagtctctttataaaattatttaaagagacccaacagatccccgatgagccagcacttggtgacagtggcagaAGAGGCAGAAGCCGGGGCAGAACatggcaggaacatgttgctgcatgaagttcatggagatgatgctgtagtacagaattcatgaagatatgacagcagcaggtgtttcAGGAACATGGGAgggtgatgagtcaccacctgcaggatgaggacagggagagagaggagaggaactgggagagacagaggctttggcagaacatggttagtcaATGCAGTACAcaagaactgggagaaacagggatttaggagaagtgtggttattgtcagcacctgcaggggggagggagggggagagagagagagagaagctcagtccttcccccagcagtctaggcctacagcagcatacctaaagagtagaggactttaactttttaactctcagctctgtcatacaggaaagttttaagcctggtcttgaaaattactaaagagtccgccccccggaccgatgctggaagttggttccatagaagaggagcctgataactgaacgatctgcctccagatttactcttggagactctaggaaccacaagtaaacctccatctagagagcggagtgacctgctaggacagtaaggaactatgagctctctgagatatgatggagcttggccattaagagctttatatgttaaaagaagaagaagccaatgaagagcagctaacacaggagagatatgatctcttttcctagttcctgttaatatttgtgcagcagcgttctgaatcaactgaaggcctttcagagatttgtttggacatccagacagtaatgagttacagtagccCAGCCTAGAATTAGGCATTTAACTTTAATTGATGTTTTGCCAGATACTTCACTTACACCCTTGGTTGTATTAGCTAAAGTCTCTGAATACCTCTGTCAATGAACAGTTGAACATTCTCAGTAGTATAATTCAATTCAACCAATTCTCCGTTTCCTGTTTCATTGATTTCCTGTCTCCATGTCACTGACATGCTGCCACAGCTGCTGATCATCTCCACCCAACATTTACCTGCCAACACTGAGTCAGTTTTTCCCTGAGGTGGAGTTTATGGTCATCACAGCCAATTCCCTGTTgtcctgaacacaaacacacttcatgtTCCACATTAACGCATGAGTTGCTTGTCTTGGACACTTGTATGAAATCAAATAGCTGAATTGTGACTCTGTAACTCCTTGCTATTAGGACCAGAAAAGTGGAGGTAGCAGTTTTTGCTCTGGTGCCAAATCCAGCTGACATTGAATGTTaatatcatcattttaaatgattaaaaccaaaaacagttttcttctggGACAAGTCAAACATTAGTGTTATGAGTGTTGTAAATATGACGTGGGtgtatttgaataatttaactAGTTGATGCAGAAGGGTTTTAGTTGAAATCCCAACAAGTTTAATGTGAGAAACTTGAGCTCTGAGATCTGAGTGCTGCTGGCAGTGATGGTACAGACTTATGCCAGCTACCACCCATCATCCTCTGAGACAGGCTGCCGTAAGAGGCCACACAACGGGACTCTGTCCCAGCTCCAAAGGAAGCAAcctgcatcttcagtctaaGGAGTCATCAAATGAGTCTGCAGCAGCGTGGTGCATCACGGTTTCCAACTAGGTTCCAAGTTCCAACAGAACCTGTGCTGCTAATGTCAGACATCCTACAGGTGGAACATAGGTGTGGCATTAGCTTATCATTGATAAGATTCTAACTGAATAAACAAAGCGAGGcttaatgtgagctgggacacGCTGCACCTTTCTAATCACTACAActcacctaaccctaacccttcttcctgacatttacacacattaaaTCATAATATCCACGAGTTGGAATCAAAGAACCTGAGTCTGagtgtcagagctcagctctACATCAAGCCGCAGTGACACCCTGTGGGCAGTCCTGAATATGCTGCCTGCTCAAGCTCACACAGAACCTTATGGATTCAACATCAGCATGTATATTTTAATCATTAGTCTGATTTTAAATTAGCTTCTGGACCTGAATGTAGTGAATTTAAATTTAGCtaaaatgtattgtgtttttttttttttgctttattatcTTAAACATAACCATTGCACAAAAGCCTTCAGCAACTTAAGTAATGAATTAAAGCTGCTCTGTAGTTCCCAAGGGagccactgtcaccaagtgcttgttCTTGGAGGGACATGtttggtctctttaacaactccataaagaccggtctagacctgctctatatgtaaagtgcctagtggtaactttgctatgatttggcactatacaaataaatctgatctgattttatTTAGATTATGATTACTATTTAACCCTCTTAGAGCTGTATTATTGCTTTGCTATTTTCCTCATCCCTTTATGTTTTCTCATGTTTATGATGTCAAAGAGTTTAAAGTTTCCTCTTTACCTCATCACAATTTCTGGCcattcttttgagcagtaatgatgaaaaatcagcccCAAAGATTCAAATGCTCTTAATATcctattgtttttattctgttgctacaataaactcagaccaacttctcAGCACTCTtagatcaaaaaaataaaaagcagctgaGAGCTAGGCCTCTGAAAGGGTCACTGACAAAGggtaaaactgataaaaaatcTGAACTTACTTCATCACCAGtttttttactgaagtaaaTTGGGCTTGttagaacaaagaaaaatatacctCGAACCATTGCAGAGCAAAAACACCCAAACGATCATGTGACTTTTAGTAGTGGGCTTATTACAGCTGCTATATATGACACAGTGTGGGATTTGTGCTTGTTTCCAGTTTCTCAGCTGtaaatgaaacattatttcatGGTATTAAGGttatttgtttgctgctgcagacTTCTGCATCATGGTTTCACAATGTTCTATGACCTTATTATTATGACAcatacattttctgcctgttgCCCTCCCTTTTCATGTGACAGATGGCTCGCAGGTGTTTGGCTTAGCTAGGCCATATTTAGAAAGGTCATAGATGGAAGCGTGGGGCATGATACCAAAAGGGATCTGATTACTCCCCCAATAGCAAATATCAAGTGCATGTTCCTCCTTCCCTACAATGAGTGATTGTCTGATGTTCAGTATTTTCTCTCATAGAAAAATAAGTGGAGAAACAGGATGTTGGTGTCTCTGGGGTGAATGAATGATGAGAATGATGAGAATGATATCCAGGGATAGGAGGCCTACTTTGTAAGATAGCTGCATGTCTAATGCCTCTTAAcaaccaaattaaaaatgaatctcTCAGATCTCTTGGGAGAGCACATGACACTTCTTCCTGTAACAACGTATATTTATGTTCACAAATGTGACAGGGAAGTGAAATATAAATTGGCCTCAAAATGACACACTGAAATAGGATCTACACCAATTGATAGGTGTCTGCAACCTGCAGGCTGGAAGTGGATTGTTAAAGAATGACTTAATTTGTAGTTACCACCATGACACCTCTGACCTGACTCCTTGTTTAAAaactaaagaagaagaagaagagttttTAAACATGACATGACCATGACAGAGCTTTCCtacactccttttttttttttgctttatttttacctgccagaaaacagaaaagcagatgTTTCCTGGAGTGCAAACAGTGTGAACTGCTGGGAGACAAGAGGTTCACGGTCCATTAGAAGAAAGACCAGAACCGGCTTGGGagttaaaatgctaatttcccCATTATCGGACAAGGAATATCTTGTCTTATCTTAAGAGGCAAGATGCAATTCTGAGTCCCATAAAGTTTAATAATTGATGTCTACCTATAGTTAACGTAATGTTGATGTACACATACTGAGCTGATTATTGTATCCATCAGACTTTGTTGTTGCGTCTGCTTATCCACTGTGAAGCGGATGCTTGTATGTTCACACATATCTGTAGCACATCTCAGATCATTTAGATTACTTTAACTGGCTACTTTATTTGTTTGCCTCTCTCTTGCTGTCATCGTCCACATTCAGACTGTATGATCCAGGTGACTGTGTTTGAGACCCCCTAGACACACCctcatacacagatacacacatatcacctgtgtgtgtcacctgttTATACTTCGTTCATACATTTCAATTACCTCACAGTACAACTAAAACTTTCACTTTGATGTGATAATTTTCTcttcaaataataaattaaaaaataaactaatttaaataaataatgtaatttcTTGTCAAAGCTCAAAAGCAATTGTAACTGGCTATGTTTTGCCATTGGGTTGGCACCCCAGAACATAACTGTAATTAATGTTAGAGAAATGTTATATATTCTGATATAATGTTAAATTATGTCCTGcacataattttaaaaatgttgtgtatGTAGGCTAAACAGTACTCCCTGACGTAAAGAATGTTTGGAACAGATAAAATCATAGTCAGAGCTTGATCCAGTTTTCATGATAGGATTCAATAACACTGTGGACAGTGCTGCAgtgaacttaaaaaaacagacataagATTACTATAATTAAACCTTCATTTAAAGAGAATCTGTCAGGACGACAGATCACTAACCTCAGATGAAATGCCTTTGGTGAATAACccatcagtttgttgttgttatataaTTTTGGTAATATTAAGTTACTGCAGTTATGTCAGTGcttaattaaatgtgtttaaaaccCAATTCAGTGGCACACAGTGACTTATCTCTTGACTTTCAGGCTCTTTTGGGCTTTAGCCTCTTTTAGCTCTCTGATGCAGTTAACAACCTGAAACACAGCCCGAGAACAGTTGGTGAAAATGAAGCCTTCATTAGCTAAAGAgacttttttgttatttttacttcagAGTTAGTGGTGATGTCACTGTTATGCTGAACCTATTGTTGTCATGTAATTTTTTCCTCACAGCAGATTAAAACAGTGTCCAGTCAAAGAGCTTGTGACAAGTcatatttttgccattttatgaTACACTTTATGTTTGTGGTGAATACAATGATGATTGCATAAAATTAATGACAtctttaaattcagtttcatcatgcagaaacagaaatgtttattcGTGTTCTTGTGTACTGTGCCAATGTAATACTCCCAGCTGTCCTATCTGTCAGTGAGAGACTATAAATAACCTCAGAGCTAAACTGGAAAAGTCCCTCCAGCTTAGGGGGGCAGGCTTACAGAAAATATCTGTCTTGATAATAGGCCTCAACTCAACTACAAGTTTCATGCAAACTCTGTAATCACTGCTTCTCTTAGGAGGGTTTGCAAAGGTCTGATGGATCTGCTACAGAAGTCAGATTTAGTCAGGAACATAATGTATAGTATATAACATATATGATATTATGTACATTGtattaaacaaaagaaactgtGAATTTCATCCAGGGATAGGCAGCATCCTGAAGTGAAATCCACATTACCTATCatggatttatttcttattcAGCAGCCTCTTGTTATTTTTAGACTATTCTGCAGAGTCATTGCAAATGTGACTTGGAAAGCAAAGTATATGACCCAGAACCAGTCCAGCTACAGCAAGCTCACCAGAATAAAATCTGCCTGCACATGCCTgcaagaggaagagagatgtcTCAAACCTAACATCCAGCTCATCATGTTGGTAATTTATTCCATCATAAGAAAGATATTCCTCATAGTATTTGTTGTTATgatgcacagacagagaggcagagggtgAAATAAaaaccctaactctaacccaGGCAGGCAGAGCAGGTCCTGAGCTAAGGGCATCAGTAAAACTGGGGGAACCAGGATTACAAACAAGTCAAACCCTGAAGAAACAAAAGTTGCTAAGGGTGGGTGTGGCAGGAATGAGCTCTTAAAGGCTGGCAGATTGCAGCTGGTGAATGCACTCCCCCCTCCTTTAtccattttatatatttctgaAGTGTGATAAATAGAAGTGCCTTGCAGTGTCATGTAGAATGGATTTGGCGGCAAGGTGGTTTCCAGACTTGCACCAAAGCCTATTCAATTTTTagttgattcatttatttatcacgATTCGGTGCAAGTACCCGCCTCCCCTTCCGTGACTCCGTGCTTTTATTTCGAAAGTTCCAGTTGTGTCGTTTCCCGGTTGTGTGAGTTGCAGCTCGCCCCTCCTCAGCCAGTGTGTGTCGGCCGGGCCCAGCAGACAGAGCGGCGGGTCGAGCTTCTCCATCCACGTCCAGGTTAATGTCGCCTTACCGTGTTTTTGGGAGAGTTACCCGACAAGTCCGACCATGACTTCGGTGTGGAAGCGGCTCCAGCGGGTGGGAAAGAAGGCGTCCAAGTTCCAGTTTGCTGCTTCCTTTCAAGAACTGACGATAGAGTGCACCAAGAAATGGTAAGAGCCTGTGCACTCCCCTAACACCGggacaggtgtgtttgtgtggtgggAACTCTGTGGGGCACTCTGGGACTTCCAGCCATATTGGATACAAACAGAGAATTGATGCTGGACTtcacacacaacatttttctGGTGAACAAGTTGTGTATgccacaaaaaccaaacaagacaaaatggcAGACATTCAGAGATGCGCTGTCACCAGCAACGGGGCTCCAGTCAGGGTTTTACACTGAGGGCATACTGCTCATATgaccccgacacacacacacacacacacacacacacacacacacactgacactgacactgacacacacacacacacacacacacacacacacacacacacacacacacaacactgacacagacacacacacacacacacacacacacactgacactgacacagacacacacacacactgacactgacactgacacagacacacacacacacacacacacacacacacacactgacattgacactgacacacacgcacacaaacacacacacactgacactgacacagacactgagacacacacacacacacacacacactgacactgacactgacacagacacacacacagacactgacacacacagagacacagacacacacacacacactgacacagacacagacactgacacacacacacacacacacacacacacacacacactgacactgacacagacactgacacacacacacagacactgacacacagagacacagacacagacacactgacacgcacactgacactgacagtaGTGGAAATATAGCAGTTTATTCTACCATAATTTTGCCAAATACACAACTAAACACAAAAGGCAAATACAGAATCTGAAAACACGATTGAGGTAAGGCCCATAAATTATATGATCAATCAGTATCAGACAAATATAGAGACAACTTTCAGTACTTAAATGGTTTTCATACTAtgatcatatttcatcttttgCCCTAATCTGAAGTAGTCTTTCACTGAAACAACATTAtttgcactttcattttcagcatcCCTATGTTTAAGACGTGATAGAGGTTA
Proteins encoded:
- the taf6l gene encoding TAF6-like RNA polymerase II p300/CBP-associated factor-associated factor 65 kDa subunit 6L isoform X2; translated protein: MWQVCWPRTFVIGLGKRHSSQFMRHAKRRKLTVEDFNRALHWSNVEAICGYGAQDTLPFRSAKEGELFFIEDRDINLVELALATNIPKGCAETMVRVNVSYMDGKGNLEPQGTVPSAVQSLSDDLLKYYQQITRAILGEDPHLMKVALLDLQSNAKIAALLPYFVYVISGVKSVSHDLEQLNRLLHMVKSLVQNPYLYLGSYIRSLVSSVMYCILEPLAASINPLNDHWTLRDYAALLLSHIFWTHGDLVSGLYHQILVSLQKVLSDPVRPLCSHYGAVVGLHALGWKAVERVLFPHLPAYWANLQAVLDDYSVSNAQVKADGHKVYGAILVAVERLLKMKALSLSQQSDGGSSGQTGFAGGSICYRVSSPGLSPPPEPLSEATLGIASHLQAGGAGCPLEEWTPVPLPAMYCELYSFFGDSLAVRFSTGPGFSSYSALKSSQLSDARKEPPGPTSNPDTTRKMPQLTANLNISPRHDGSPRTDPTPPSLAATGSGRSLTRSCSSSSSVQRSRSSSRSGQRSAGLSRDVFPKARFTSSQTGPPAFSFLIGGRQMGLRCQGRRPFQTNFAPTPPLSAVPPRAYAHKLPVIGRVGKPVRRWACSHYSLHLPL
- the taf6l gene encoding TAF6-like RNA polymerase II p300/CBP-associated factor-associated factor 65 kDa subunit 6L isoform X1, translated to MADREERRFAEISRESVKFMAESTGVELGDDVAGLLAEDVCYRLREATQSSSQFMRHAKRRKLTVEDFNRALHWSNVEAICGYGAQDTLPFRSAKEGELFFIEDRDINLVELALATNIPKGCAETMVRVNVSYMDGKGNLEPQGTVPSAVQSLSDDLLKYYQQITRAILGEDPHLMKVALLDLQSNAKIAALLPYFVYVISGVKSVSHDLEQLNRLLHMVKSLVQNPYLYLGSYIRSLVSSVMYCILEPLAASINPLNDHWTLRDYAALLLSHIFWTHGDLVSGLYHQILVSLQKVLSDPVRPLCSHYGAVVGLHALGWKAVERVLFPHLPAYWANLQAVLDDYSVSNAQVKADGHKVYGAILVAVERLLKMKALSLSQQSDGGSSGQTGFAGGSICYRVSSPGLSPPPEPLSEATLGIASHLQAGGAGCPLEEWTPVPLPAMYCELYSFFGDSLAVRFSTGPGFSSYSALKSSQLSDARKEPPGPTSNPDTTRKMPQLTANLNISPRHDGSPRTDPTPPSLAATGSGRSLTRSCSSSSSVQRSRSSSRSGQRSAGLSRDVFPKARFTSSQTGPPAFSFLIGGRQMGLRCQGRRPFQTNFAPTPPLSAVPPRAYAHKLPVIGRVGKPVRRWACSHYSLHLPL